The DNA window ATTCCTCTGGCAGACAGTCGTAGTTTATTCTCAGGTATTTGTAGACTCCCGTGCAGTCGGTTCTGTCGAAGAATACAGGGCTGGCGGACACCTCACAGGCGTTTACATCTTTGCATTGAGATCATTGCTGTAATGATAAAGGTAgtgttgttgataatgatgatggtggtgcaGATAAGCTAGCGAATTATCGTAATTGTCGCTATCACCTTCCTGGGCTTGCGTATCATCGCTAGGGTCCTTATGACTTGCTTGAAGAAGGGTCCTTATGACTTGCTTGAAGAATCGTTAAAGTCGCCTCACCTCCCCTTACAATTGTCGTAATATCTATAGTAATTTTTGCTATTGTCTAAAGAACTCCTATACCAACCCTAACTAGCTAGCCTTTTATCGTAAAAATCGCCTACCTTAGCAAGCGTACTATTGTAGAGGTCGACTACCTGAGCTAGCGTATGGTCCTTAAGATCGCCTACCTATAAGCTAGCGTATTATCGTAAAAATCGCCTACCTTATCTAGCGTACTATAGTAGAGGTCGCCTGTCTTAGCTAGCGTATTATCGTAATAGTCGCCTACCTGAGCTAGCGTATTATCGTAAAAATCGCCTACCTTATCTAGCGTACTATAGTAGAGGTCGCCTGTCTTAGCTAGCGTATTATCGTAATAGTCGCCTACCTGAGCTAGCGTATTATCGTAAAAATCGCCTACCTTATCTAGCGTACTATAGTAGAGGTCGCCTGTCTTAGCTAGCGTATTATCGTAAGAGTCGCCTACCTGAGCTAGCGTATGGTCCTTAAGATCGCCTACCTTAGCTAGCGTATTATCGCAAGAGTTACTTATTTAAGCTAGCGAATTATATAAGAGTCGCCTACCTGAGCTAGCGTATTATCGTAAAAATCGCCTACCTTAGCTAGCGTACTAGAGGTCGCCTGTCTTAGCTAGCGTATTATCGTAAGAGTCGCCAACCTGAGCTAGCGTATTATCGTAAAAATCGCCTACCTTAGCTAGCGTACTAGAGGTCGCCTGTCTTAGCTAGCGTATTATCGTAAGAGTCGCCTACCTGAGCTAGCGTATTATCGTAAAAATCGCCTACCTTAGCTAGCGTGTTCTGCTCGTCCTGTGGGCAGTTCCTGTCGGTGATAAGTCCATGCTGAATACCACTACGTGTGCACGTGGTGGGGTCGTCACGGCCCCAGAATGCATTGTTGACTCGGATGAGCTGATAGGGTGGGCACTGAAGCCACTGCTTCTCGCCCTGGCACGTGATACTGTTTTGGGGTCCCTGTGTTAAGAAGATAGACGTTGTAATCTCCATGAGAACTCTGCCGCCGCATGAGCCTTGGATTTTTCTATACGGTTCCTTCGATAATTttcattttgcttgtttcGTGTTGTATATTTCGcaagtctttctagttatgcGAACTCTTACAACGTCAATGCCTTGATCTTAATCTACATGCTAATTATAATCGTACCAGTTTTCTTTATGTAGGCTGCACCTTCCGCATCTTGTGAAACTCCACAGATTTTAAATCTTTTCTGCAtctgacatttttatttttgtcctGGCAGTAAATGTATTATTCTATTATCAGTGTTAGTTTCTTTCTATTCTATATGCAACCCATCATTTCACAAGCCTTACACCCAGCTCTTCATTTTGGACATCTAAAAGTCCTCGTGTGCATCCCTGAAGAAACAAGCCCCATCTTTCTATCAATACGTTTGCTAGGAAACCCACCACACTATTCGCCCCTCTTTTCCTTTTGTGTGTGCATCGCTTGACCTCTTCTTTCCGTAGATCAAATTTCTACATACCGAGGAATATACGCCGCCAGGAGGCCCAGGGGGTCCAGGAGGCCCGGGTGGCCCGGGTGGTCCTGCAATCACCGCACCCGCTCCGCTACCGCTTCCAACCACGACTGGGCCGGGGGGACCAGGAGGCCCAGGGGGTCCCATCACGCCGTTATTGACGAAGAATCCAAGAGGAAGCTGTTGGTTCCAATACGCCTCCATCCTTTCTTGGTCTGTCTGTTCTGGCTGGCCATATTGTTGTCCATATTGCTGGCCATAGAAAGATCGCTTCTTTAACTGGGGCTTGCGTAACGCGGGAGAACAGTTCTGTCAAGAGAAACAGTAAGTACAGGCGGAAGAACTCGAATGATTCTTACGGCTCGGGTCTCACGTTTGGATGTGGGACTttccgcaaagtacgctggatcttcgagcatgTCTTTCACTAAgctcgatttccagctcgtTCGTGTGAGCCCGCATTCACTGGCGCGAGGAACGCGGGCTCACACGAACGAGCTTGAAATCGAGCCTACTGTTTCACTGCACATAAACGTTTCATGCGCAGGGTATAATTTTCATtgtcgcgcatgcgcagtgtATTATTTTCATTGTCGCGCATGTGCAgtgtattgtttttattgtcgcgcatgcgcagtgtATAATTTTCATTGTCGCGCATGTGCAGTGTATAATTTTCGTTGTCGCGCATGTGCAGTGTATAATTTTCATTGTCGCGCATGTGCAGTGTATAATTTTCATTTTCCCGCATGCGCagtgtattatttttattgtcgCGCATGTGCAGTGTATAATTTTCATTTTCTCGCATGCGCAGTGTATAATTTTCATTGTTGCACATGCGCAAGGTGAACTTACCGCGAGGGTGGCAAGACACACGCCTGCAGCGAGGCACAGGAGAACCTGTGAGGGCCTCATGACCTGAGAGAAAAAAGGGTTTTATTCTCATAGATTAATATCTACTCTACGTCAATGTGCCGAGTACAGAGACGATAACCTGTGAGGGCCTCATGACCCGAGAGAAAAATAGGTTTTATTCTCATAGATTAATATCTACTCTACGTCAATGTGCCGAGTACAGAGACGATAACCTGTGAGGGCCTCATGACCTGAGAGAGAAAAGGGTTTATTCTCATAGATTAATATCTACTCTACGTCAATATGCCGAGTACAGAGACGATAACCCCTGAGAGAAAAAAGAGTTTTATTCTCATAGATTAATATCTACTCTACGTCAATATGCCGAGTACAGAGACGAGAACATGTGAGGGCCTCATGACCTGAGAGGAAAAAGGGTTTTATTCTCATAGATTAATATCTACTCTACGTCAATATGCCGAGTAAAGAGATGAGAACCTGTGAGGGCCTCATGACCTGAGAGAAAAAAGGGTTTTATTCTCATAGATTAATATCTACTCTACGTCAATATGCCGAGTACAGAGACGAGAACATGTGAGGGCCTCATGACCTGAGAGGAAAA is part of the Nematostella vectensis chromosome 13, jaNemVect1.1, whole genome shotgun sequence genome and encodes:
- the LOC5519514 gene encoding pre-mRNA 3' end processing protein WDR33, with the translated sequence MRPSQVLLCLAAGVCLATLANCSPALRKPQLKKRSFYGQQYGQQYGQPEQTDQERMEAYWNQQLPLGFFVNNGVMGPPGPPGPPGPVVVGSGSGAGAVIAGPPGPPGPPGPPGPPGGVYSSGPQNSITCQGEKQWLQCPPYQLIRVNNAFWGRDDPTTCTRSGIQHGLITDRNCPQDEQNTLAKVGDFYDNTLAQVGDSYDNTLAKTGDL